From the Polaribacter huanghezhanensis genome, the window CATTGTATAAAATAATTGGTTTCGGACTTGCTAAAGCAATTGCTTTAAAATGTTGATAAAATCCTTCTTGAGTTGGTTTGCTATAATAAGGCGCAACAGATAAAATGGCATCAATTTGTGATACATCTGCAGTTTGCAATTCGTTGATAACGTTTGCTGTATTGTTTCCGCCAATTCCTAAAACCAACGGAACTCTTTTGTTATTAACACCAGCAATTACTTTTATGATTTCTTTTTTTTCATCACTTGTAATTGTTGCACTTTCTCCAGTTGTTCCGTTAATTACAAGATAATCGATTCCGTTATCAATATTAAAAGCAACTAATTTTTTAAGCGCGTCAAAATCTACCTTCTTATCAGAAGTAAATGGTGTAACTAAAGCAACTCCAGTACCAACAAATTTTTGCATTTTTTAAAGTTTTATAAATACGGAGCAAACTTAAAGCTTTGCTAAGAGATTACCGTTAAATAATCGTTATAAAATAGGCCTTAAAACGAAATATAACGAATTTCTATTTTCTTGTTAATTTTAAAACTGATTCTTATATTTTATGAAGTAATTTTAAATATTTTTTGATAACATCTATAAAAATATCAATGTTTTTTGGATTTTCTGAAACTACCAAATCAAATATTTTATCATTTACTTTTGAAAAACCTATCTTAAAAGTTGCGTTTGATTTTAATGCACAATACTCTAAATACAAGTTGTTTGAATCAAAATAACCAATGAGCAAATCAAACGGGTTCTCTAAAAAACTTTCTAAACTGGGGTCTTTTATCTTGCCGTTCCAATCGATATCTTTTTCTGTGAAATATTTATAAGTTATAGGGTCCGATTTTTTAAATGCTCTATAACTATAAATATGAACATTTCTAACAGATTCGATGCTGCTTATTACGTGTTCTGCAATATCAATTTCTTCATACAAGGCATTGTTTGTTAAAATGGCTACAGAATGTATTTCTTTAGCATTAGGCGTTCTCGTTTCTGGAATTAATTTTAATTCCTTTTGAAACTTCTTTAACAAAGTTTGTTTTTTAAATTTTCCGAAAGCCATAAAATTCTATTCTCTAAAAT encodes:
- a CDS encoding DUF6913 domain-containing protein is translated as MAFGKFKKQTLLKKFQKELKLIPETRTPNAKEIHSVAILTNNALYEEIDIAEHVISSIESVRNVHIYSYRAFKKSDPITYKYFTEKDIDWNGKIKDPSLESFLENPFDLLIGYFDSNNLYLEYCALKSNATFKIGFSKVNDKIFDLVVSENPKNIDIFIDVIKKYLKLLHKI